Proteins found in one Nitrospinota bacterium genomic segment:
- a CDS encoding sensor histidine kinase, translated as MTLSADGARHRRFWLSLFLAIPLLFPATVLAFESPVDAPPLILTEESNSFALSRHMEIFEDSEANYTIDEVSSNRMTSLFSLNTVDYVNFGFSKSAFWVRLEVENRSSGSKRMIFEIANPLINRLELYESLPGGGYSVSFSGNELPFGKRPVAHRDFLFRVNFEPGEKKVIYLRSKTSSVHSFPALLADETYFYSRDNLTGTAFGVVFGAMLALLFYNMFVYSALRDTSYLHYILYIASVTILMLALTGFGNELFYPDFPWFAMRAPIFFTGSTLFFVTLFTRQFLSTEVILPRYDFVLIGIATFGLLLGISPLLSSSLTAQYFFASFFASLVCPPLLLAAGILSFRKGQRSARYFIIGWIFLLVGTIAYGLITNQVIPGIFRALFALMAGFPAEAILFSLALADRINFMRVEKEIAQAEALNNERMIHQILQRGNEELERKVTERTSELTRAKVEAEKATKLKDQFVTLASHDLRSPLAGVLGLIQRLKDVKKGGAEADEIIERIIKISEQMSRTIEHLLDISRLKTGVIKPERKIMPVRMLLEDAISHLSHTASVKNIGIKNYAPEDLKIFGDITLLSQVFQNLISNAVKFSHSGSSITLFYEGGGSGEFVTIGVRDRGVGISSSRIPDLFRPEIKTSTAGTEGEAGSGFGLPYCLDIVVAHGGELRVESIEGEGSTFFVALPIPRQFAG; from the coding sequence ATGACGCTATCAGCAGATGGCGCTCGTCATCGCCGATTCTGGCTTTCGCTGTTTCTTGCGATTCCACTTCTGTTTCCCGCCACTGTACTGGCGTTTGAATCTCCGGTCGACGCCCCTCCGCTCATATTGACCGAAGAGAGCAATAGTTTCGCACTCTCGCGGCATATGGAAATATTTGAGGACAGCGAAGCAAATTACACGATTGATGAAGTATCTTCTAACAGAATGACGTCACTGTTCAGTCTCAATACGGTCGATTACGTAAATTTCGGTTTTTCAAAAAGCGCCTTTTGGGTACGGCTGGAAGTGGAAAACCGGAGTTCCGGTTCAAAAAGAATGATTTTTGAAATAGCGAATCCGCTTATCAACAGGCTGGAGCTATACGAGTCTTTGCCTGGAGGAGGGTATTCCGTTTCCTTCAGCGGCAACGAGCTTCCATTTGGGAAAAGGCCAGTCGCACACAGGGATTTTCTTTTCAGGGTAAATTTTGAGCCGGGTGAAAAAAAAGTGATATATCTCAGAAGCAAGACATCCAGCGTGCATTCGTTCCCGGCATTACTTGCGGATGAAACATATTTTTATTCCCGTGATAATCTTACCGGCACGGCGTTTGGCGTGGTTTTCGGCGCAATGCTGGCCCTATTATTTTATAACATGTTTGTTTATTCCGCGCTCAGGGATACCAGTTATCTCCACTATATTCTCTATATTGCCTCCGTTACGATCTTGATGCTCGCTCTCACTGGATTCGGGAACGAACTGTTCTATCCTGATTTCCCCTGGTTTGCCATGAGGGCGCCGATATTTTTTACTGGCTCCACACTCTTCTTTGTAACACTGTTTACGCGCCAGTTTTTATCGACGGAAGTGATTTTACCCCGATACGATTTTGTCCTGATAGGGATCGCGACATTCGGTCTTTTGCTAGGCATATCCCCCCTGCTATCGTCCAGCCTGACAGCGCAATATTTTTTTGCGAGTTTTTTTGCTTCGCTGGTTTGTCCCCCTTTGCTTTTAGCGGCCGGCATACTCTCCTTTCGCAAGGGACAGCGCTCAGCCAGGTATTTTATTATCGGCTGGATATTTCTTTTAGTAGGCACGATTGCTTACGGTTTGATAACAAACCAGGTAATACCCGGGATATTCCGCGCGCTGTTCGCGCTTATGGCGGGATTTCCTGCGGAAGCAATACTCTTTTCACTCGCCCTTGCCGACAGGATAAATTTCATGCGCGTGGAGAAGGAGATAGCGCAGGCAGAGGCGCTGAATAATGAGAGGATGATCCATCAGATCCTGCAAAGGGGTAATGAAGAGCTGGAAAGAAAAGTCACGGAAAGAACTTCCGAACTAACAAGGGCTAAAGTGGAAGCTGAAAAAGCGACAAAACTTAAAGACCAGTTCGTCACGCTTGCTTCGCATGATCTGAGGTCGCCTCTGGCGGGCGTATTGGGATTGATACAACGCCTTAAGGATGTAAAGAAGGGGGGAGCCGAAGCCGACGAGATCATCGAAAGGATAATAAAGATATCGGAGCAGATGAGCAGGACCATAGAGCATCTTTTGGATATCAGCCGCCTCAAAACCGGCGTGATAAAACCGGAAAGAAAAATAATGCCAGTAAGAATGCTGTTGGAAGACGCCATCAGCCACCTGTCGCACACGGCAAGTGTAAAAAATATAGGAATTAAAAACTATGCTCCTGAAGATCTAAAAATATTTGGCGATATAACCCTCCTCTCACAAGTATTCCAGAATCTGATCTCCAACGCTGTAAAGTTTTCTCATTCAGGGAGTTCGATAACCCTTTTTTATGAGGGGGGCGGGTCCGGAGAATTTGTCACCATCGGCGTGCGGGATAGAGGTGTCGGTATCAGCAGTTCAAGAATACCGGATCTCTTTCGTCCGGAAATAAAAACAAGCACTGCGGGAACCGAAGGGGAGGCAGGCTCCGGTTTTGGTCTACCATACTGCCTTGATATAGTAGTTGCCCACGGTGGAGAGCTGAGGGTCGAATCAATTGAGGGCGAAGGGAGCACATTCTTTGTGGCCCTCCCGATACCGCGCCAGTTTGCCGGGTAG
- a CDS encoding cyclic nucleotide-binding domain-containing protein, which yields MQHFPGIDQREIAEELKECQTINYEPGDYLCRDGEYDHTCGVILDGRAEVRLPNSIKTIDLAKGELFGEIAVLSGNPRIADIIATEFTSALIIPGNKFLELLDRYPKAKTSVDEQYLKRALETHLHSVSIFSGLSDKVIHDLQKDIVLLSFKSGDVIFNKGDEADYFYLIRYGYVKVSQPNEAGEERIVSYLTVGHHFGEIALMHEGVKRIATVTAISRTEVIGIAKKQFLKFLETHPEIKSNMEKIIEMRVEKNVLLERDPLLSAILNTSVDYGVVQSKNVLIIDMTKCINCNCCVNACASLHEGETLLVKKGVWLDNYFLVPASCRHCADPVCMTDCPTSSIVRDVNGEIYHKKSCIGCGNCARLCPYGNISIITSRKPSGGTRKHALKCDMCRHYESMGCVYNCPTGAAKRINPTEFLNDMGPLI from the coding sequence ATGCAACACTTCCCTGGTATTGACCAGAGAGAAATTGCGGAAGAACTCAAAGAGTGCCAGACCATAAATTACGAGCCTGGCGACTACCTTTGCAGGGATGGCGAGTACGATCATACATGCGGCGTAATACTGGACGGACGCGCGGAAGTTAGACTCCCCAACTCCATTAAAACTATCGACCTTGCGAAGGGAGAACTGTTCGGCGAAATAGCCGTGCTCAGCGGAAATCCCCGTATTGCAGATATAATCGCTACCGAATTCACCTCCGCGCTTATCATCCCCGGCAACAAGTTTCTTGAATTGCTGGATAGATATCCAAAGGCCAAAACATCGGTTGACGAGCAGTATCTGAAACGAGCGCTCGAAACGCACCTCCACTCGGTATCCATATTTTCCGGCCTTTCAGACAAGGTGATACACGACCTGCAAAAGGATATCGTTCTCCTTTCCTTCAAAAGCGGAGATGTGATCTTCAATAAGGGTGACGAAGCCGATTATTTCTATCTTATACGTTACGGATATGTAAAGGTCTCACAGCCGAATGAAGCGGGCGAGGAGAGGATCGTCTCCTACCTCACGGTAGGGCACCACTTCGGAGAGATTGCCCTTATGCATGAAGGTGTGAAGAGGATCGCCACCGTGACAGCCATCAGCAGAACCGAAGTCATCGGAATAGCAAAAAAACAGTTTTTGAAATTTCTTGAGACGCACCCCGAAATTAAAAGCAACATGGAAAAGATAATCGAGATGAGAGTGGAAAAAAACGTGCTTCTTGAAAGGGATCCGCTTTTATCAGCTATTCTGAACACATCAGTCGACTACGGAGTGGTTCAATCCAAAAACGTGCTGATTATCGACATGACAAAATGCATAAACTGCAACTGCTGTGTGAATGCCTGCGCTTCACTTCACGAAGGAGAGACCCTCCTTGTGAAAAAAGGTGTCTGGCTGGATAATTATTTCCTAGTGCCGGCTTCGTGCAGACACTGCGCCGATCCGGTATGCATGACCGATTGCCCCACCTCATCCATCGTAAGGGACGTTAACGGTGAAATTTATCACAAAAAATCGTGCATCGGGTGCGGCAACTGCGCAAGGCTCTGCCCGTACGGGAACATATCGATAATCACATCCCGCAAGCCTTCGGGCGGAACACGAAAACACGCGCTTAAATGCGATATGTGTCGACATTATGAATCGATGGGATGCGTATACAACTGCCCCACGGGCGCCGCTAAACGGATCAACCCTACAGAGTTTCTAAATGATATGGGCCCGCTGATATGA
- a CDS encoding SpoIIE family protein phosphatase, with product MLKKIFLYGKIMKNNHSDYLQLILENTRGSIFCLNDELKITFANSSFLRETGYSTQEEVLNRNIFEMISSSPENGFSLEQEKHSLFISLKNKKKVENERIYFQRKDKTGFFAEYNSFPVNIDSAPCIYVVNFINITERDASSREVARLSGLPEDNPNPIIEICSNSNSILYCNPAASIDFPELNPLTGAGKFLVDWKHPLFSGLESMVYELKLDGLAKALDVLDIEIGDPFSENYRVYNRKLRYIPEDSTIRLYATDITKEQELLEGTKILLEEVDKIKQKLEGEHKEAEEIGKSLLYREPENKRLIATVGVEQSSEAGGDRAGFLVETNQQQKTKNEWLAVFDASGHGKGAAKFQEVALGGILTLLLQGHNMKESLISANRLLEKFNSGRFLVGNIWRVMERNEREVEDGFVWLEEFSIGQHPVMVLEPGKDEVRELDFLNEENRKRTVPMGLFSDGFENIAPRYEKLKAGTRTVTYTDGITEAMDKENRQFGKTRLKDHIFATKDLTTAEAYAFIVHAVKCWVNNLPSTTPPDEIGRLDMADDITVAIVDIF from the coding sequence ATGTTGAAAAAGATATTCCTCTACGGAAAGATAATGAAAAATAATCACTCCGACTATCTGCAGTTAATCCTGGAAAATACCAGGGGCTCGATTTTCTGCCTTAATGACGAATTAAAGATTACATTTGCCAACTCCTCTTTTCTTAGAGAAACCGGATACTCAACGCAGGAAGAGGTATTAAACAGAAATATCTTTGAAATGATATCCTCATCACCAGAAAACGGATTTTCTTTAGAACAGGAAAAACACTCACTCTTTATCTCGCTAAAAAATAAGAAGAAAGTGGAAAATGAAAGGATATATTTTCAAAGGAAGGATAAAACCGGTTTTTTTGCCGAATACAATTCGTTCCCTGTAAACATAGACTCCGCCCCCTGCATTTATGTCGTAAACTTTATAAACATCACCGAGCGCGATGCCAGTAGCAGAGAGGTTGCCAGGCTTTCCGGACTTCCGGAAGATAATCCCAACCCGATAATCGAGATATGTTCAAACTCCAACTCAATCCTGTACTGTAATCCCGCAGCCAGTATCGATTTTCCTGAACTGAATCCTTTAACGGGAGCCGGAAAATTTTTGGTCGACTGGAAGCACCCGCTCTTTTCCGGACTGGAATCAATGGTATACGAACTTAAACTCGACGGCCTGGCCAAAGCGCTCGACGTTCTTGATATAGAGATCGGCGACCCTTTTTCCGAAAATTACCGCGTATACAACCGTAAACTGCGATACATCCCCGAAGATTCGACAATAAGGCTTTACGCGACAGACATCACAAAGGAACAGGAACTACTTGAAGGGACAAAAATACTTCTTGAAGAAGTCGATAAGATCAAACAGAAACTTGAAGGGGAACATAAGGAAGCTGAAGAAATCGGCAAATCGCTTCTTTACAGGGAGCCGGAAAATAAAAGACTGATCGCCACCGTCGGAGTTGAACAGAGTTCCGAAGCGGGGGGAGACAGAGCCGGATTCCTCGTTGAAACGAATCAGCAGCAAAAAACCAAAAATGAGTGGCTCGCCGTTTTCGATGCGTCCGGACACGGCAAGGGTGCAGCGAAATTTCAGGAGGTGGCCCTTGGCGGTATACTCACACTCCTTCTACAGGGTCACAACATGAAAGAATCGCTCATATCCGCAAACAGACTTCTTGAAAAATTCAATTCCGGCCGTTTTCTTGTTGGAAACATCTGGCGTGTCATGGAGAGAAATGAACGTGAAGTTGAGGACGGGTTCGTATGGCTGGAAGAGTTCAGCATCGGGCAGCATCCGGTGATGGTACTTGAGCCTGGAAAAGACGAAGTAAGGGAGCTTGACTTCCTAAACGAGGAAAATAGGAAGAGGACAGTGCCTATGGGCCTTTTTTCCGACGGGTTCGAAAACATCGCGCCGCGATATGAAAAACTGAAAGCTGGGACGAGAACTGTCACATACACCGATGGAATCACCGAAGCGATGGATAAAGAAAATAGGCAGTTCGGTAAAACTAGATTGAAGGATCACATTTTTGCTACAAAGGATCTTACGACAGCTGAAGCCTACGCCTTTATAGTTCATGCCGTAAAATGCTGGGTAAACAATCTACCATCAACAACCCCTCCTGACGAGATTGGAAGACTCGACATGGCAGACGATATAACGGTAGCTATTGTCGACATCTTTTGA
- a CDS encoding cytidylate kinase-like family protein produces MSAESVIKNIDFDVEQYHQWLKEREKAVEKEQSSRFVTISREYGCDGYPVAGQLCDLLNERTPESPWHIFTHPILEKIISDEKLGLEMVDRITETRYSFAKWFFDGIVPDFIKSPQLQVFQRLKNLILNLSAKGNCILVGGGAQVLTHRFHSTIFQGTHIRLIGSHEFRVKNVMKKFGLNRGDAENQIEKKQFAREKFIKDFTDHSSYDNAFYHLVINNEWLTPKTIAKLVFQLMEMNGIFAQRDRMLSRPVG; encoded by the coding sequence ATGTCTGCCGAAAGTGTCATTAAAAATATTGATTTCGATGTTGAACAGTATCATCAATGGCTTAAAGAGCGTGAAAAGGCGGTAGAAAAGGAGCAGTCCTCCCGGTTTGTTACCATCTCCCGCGAATACGGATGCGACGGATATCCGGTAGCGGGTCAGTTGTGTGACCTGCTGAATGAAAGAACCCCGGAATCTCCATGGCATATATTCACGCATCCGATACTGGAGAAAATAATTTCTGATGAAAAGCTTGGCCTCGAAATGGTGGACAGGATTACCGAGACCAGATATTCGTTCGCGAAATGGTTTTTCGACGGAATAGTGCCTGATTTTATAAAGTCCCCGCAGCTGCAGGTTTTTCAACGACTGAAAAACCTCATCCTCAATCTGTCGGCGAAGGGGAATTGTATTCTGGTCGGAGGGGGTGCGCAGGTATTGACGCACAGGTTCCATTCCACGATCTTCCAGGGTACCCATATCCGCCTTATCGGCTCGCATGAGTTCCGAGTGAAAAACGTGATGAAGAAATTCGGCCTAAACCGCGGAGACGCCGAAAACCAGATAGAAAAGAAACAGTTCGCTCGCGAGAAATTCATAAAGGATTTTACGGACCACAGCTCTTACGATAACGCTTTCTATCATCTTGTAATCAACAACGAATGGCTCACTCCGAAAACGATTGCCAAGCTGGTGTTCCAATTAATGGAGATGAACGGTATCTTCGCGCAGAGGGACAGGATGCTTTCGAGGCCGG